A stretch of Acropora muricata isolate sample 2 chromosome 7, ASM3666990v1, whole genome shotgun sequence DNA encodes these proteins:
- the LOC136922723 gene encoding uncharacterized protein has translation MAGDEALVMTSLVLIMAIFMRRRRTFFRRMRLMALQTRRMRRNAVMLSIQQQNNINHRKRKTMWVYPRPQFWFEQLLVNHYQDHLWREHFRVSRDTFEYICGLVGPQLIRQNTILRQAITVEKRVAVALWRLATGNSYRTVGLTFGIGRCTAMNVKDEFCSALIRRANDFIKFPKTEAETRQAMQEFLNISRFPQVVGALDGSHIPVKAPKDDPNEYVNRKSFHSIVLQGVADANGKFLHVSTGYAGSIHDARVLRMSALLTAIENGDILHSPTRRIGGTEVKPLLVADPAYKLTTWCMKPFPQTRALTDSQRDFNKSLSSARVVIEQAFGLLKGRWRCLLNKLDESVEKVCSTIIACCILHNICIDCNDATEIDVANDDDGFLGVPLPGHDVNADGARLRNIIKDILYN, from the coding sequence ATGGCGGGAGACGAAGCGCTTGTTATGACTTCTCTTGTCTTGATTATGGCAATATTTATGCGAAGGAGAAGGACTTTCTTTCGGAGGATGCGGCTAATGGCCTTACAGACGAGGAGGATGCGACGTAATGCTGTAATGTTGTCAATCCAGCAGCAAAACAACATCAATCACCGCAAACGCAAGACGATGTGGGTTTATCCAAGACCACAATTTTGGTTCGAACAGCTACTTGTAAACCATTACCAAGATCATCTATGGCGGGAGCACTTCAGGGTAAGCAGGGATACATTTGAATACATTTGTGGTCTTGTTGGCCCTCAGCTTATCCGGCAGAACACAATTCTCCGCCAAGCGATCACCGTGGAGAAGCGAGTGGCCGTTGCTCTTTGGAGGTTAGCTACTGGGAATTCGTACAGAACCGTGGGACTAACATTTGGAATTGGCCGATGCACTGCCATGAACGTTAAAGACGAATTTTGCTCTGCTTTGATAAGAAGAGCTAATGATTTCATTAAATTTCCGAAGACCGAGGCAGAAACTAGACAAGCCATGCAGGAATTTTTGAACATTAGCCGATTCCCTCAGGTTGTGGGCGCTCTCGATGGCTCGCATATACCAGTAAAGGCACCAAAGGACGACCCAAACGAGTACGTAAATCGAAAAAGTTTCCATAGCATTGTTTTGCAAGGAGTCGCTGATGCCAATGGCAAGTTTTTACACGTGAGTACTGGCTACGCTGGAAGTATTCACGATGCTCGCGTGCTACGAATGAGCGCATTGCTCACTGCAATAGAAAATGGCGATATTTTGCATTCCCCAACGCGTCGCATAGGTGGCACCGAAGTAAAGCCACTTCTTGTTGCTGACCCAGCTTACAAACTGACGACCTGGTGCATGAAACCTTTCCCTCAGACCAGAGCCCTGACCGACAGCCAGAGAGATTTTAATAAATCTCTGAGCAGTGCGAGAGTAGTTATTGAACAGGCATTTGGGCTGTTAAAAGGGAGGTGGAGGTGTCTGCTGAATAAGCTTGACGAATCGGTGGAGAAAGTGTGCTCTACAATCATAGCGTGTTGTATTTTGCACAACATATGCATAGATTGCAACGACGCTACTGAAATTGATGTCGCCAATGACGACGATGGGTTTCTCGGAGTACCTCTCCCAGGCCATGATGTTAATGCAGATGGCGCAAGACTAAGGAATATCATAAAAGACATCTTGTATAATTAA
- the LOC136922724 gene encoding myb/SANT-like DNA-binding domain-containing protein 1: MPINLPIGFTRRVHRNIQFASCFKMADDFNPDHRFYRLTIPPAQIDCPVPRPGPYLFQRAGVQHQFHQSPLQFMPHRPHVSPATSPEGSSESSSIDDMSQPGSSRSRCPNWSDAETRFLLELWRDSFPISKRRNGVAWDSLAKKLNGVLKEQGISTFRTGAQCKARMKYLQDEYKRVKDHNSRSGNNRETFDYFDEIDAVLGCKPNIAPKRVFECGFSEDASSSSVETSDSADPPQSSGQGDQSSDVELEKDFEKNLQGNSKPSKKANKGKTPVTTKKRKALPSETSESNLVDFLEKSQSKDHEFFERLAEKEAKRELKSQKLMFDCVKEIAKIFKGDD, encoded by the coding sequence ATGCCAATTAATCTGCCGATAGGATTTACCAGACGCGTGCATCGTAATATTCAGTTTGCCTCTtgtttcaaaatggctgacGACTTTAATCCTGATCATCGTTTCTATCGATTGACAATCCCTCCTGCACAAATCGATTGTCCAGTTCCTCGGCCAGGACCATACTTGTTTCAAAGGGCTGGCGTACAGCACCAGTTTCATCAATCACCGCTGCAATTTATGCCACATCGGCCACATGTATCTCCCGCAACAAGCCCTGAAGGGAGCAGTGAAAGCAGTTCGATCGACGATATGTCGCAGCCAGGATCTAGCAGAAGTCGGTGCCCAAACTGGTCCGATGCGGAGACGCGTTTCCTATTAGAATTGTGGAGAGACAGTTTCCCAATAAGCAAAAGAAGGAACGGTGTGGCCTGGGACTCCCTTGCGAAGAAGCTCAATGGTGTTTTAAAAGAGCAAGGTATTTCAACCTTCCGCACTGGCGCGCAGTGTAAAGCGCGAATGAAATACCTACAAGATGAATACAAGAGAGTGAAGGACCACAATTCTCGAAGTGGAAATAATCGGGAAACCTTCGACTACTTTGACGAAATCGATGCAGTGCTTGGCTGCAAGCCTAACATCGCACCAAAGCGTGTCTTTGAATGTGGCTTTTCGGAAGACGCTAGCAGCAGCAGCGTGGAAACCAGCGACTCTGCAGATCCACCACAATCAAGTGGTCAAGGAGATCAAAGTAGCGATGTAGAGTTAgaaaaagattttgaaaagaacTTGCAGGGAAATTCAAAACCTTCCAAAAAAGCGAACAAAGGGAAAACGCCTGTcacaacaaagaaaaggaaggcCTTGCCGTCTGAGACGTCTGAATCAAATCTTGTGGATTTCTTAGAAAAGAGCCAAAGTAAAGACCATGAGTTTTTTGAGCGCCTCGCCGAGAAAGAAGCAAAAAGGGAACTAAAGAGCCAAAAACTTATGTTTGATTGCGTTaaggaaattgcaaaaatttTCAAAGGAGACGATTAA